One Phyllobacterium sp. T1293 DNA window includes the following coding sequences:
- a CDS encoding MotE family protein, which translates to MSTGVKIGILALALLAVPSFGWAQDTAPKDETGQEIDRYCTNITDKAADARYAMQTRELEQLRTDIDSRIQELEAKRKEYEVWLKRRDEFIDKAEDSLVGIISKMRPDAAAAQMAMMGDEAAAALLLKLNPRVSSVILNEMPPEKSSRLARVIVGSRVVTNKERTAQ; encoded by the coding sequence ATGAGCACAGGCGTGAAAATCGGTATCCTTGCCTTGGCACTTCTTGCGGTCCCGTCCTTCGGCTGGGCGCAGGATACAGCGCCCAAGGATGAGACCGGGCAGGAAATCGACCGCTATTGCACCAATATAACCGACAAGGCTGCAGATGCGCGCTATGCCATGCAGACCCGCGAGCTGGAACAGTTGCGGACAGATATTGACAGCCGTATTCAGGAACTGGAAGCCAAGCGCAAGGAATATGAGGTCTGGCTGAAACGCCGTGATGAATTCATCGACAAGGCTGAGGATTCACTTGTTGGCATCATTTCCAAAATGCGTCCGGATGCTGCTGCCGCGCAAATGGCAATGATGGGCGATGAAGCCGCCGCCGCGTTGTTGTTGAAGCTCAATCCCCGCGTCTCCAGCGTTATCCTGAATGAAATGCCGCCGGAAAAATCCTCCCGGCTCGCCCGTGTGATCGTTGGATCGCGTGTGGTCACAAATAAAGAAAGAACCGCGCAATGA
- the flgH gene encoding flagellar basal body L-ring protein FlgH, with protein MKKAASLLAIASVVILSGCADNFRDLNRAPQMSPVGAGVGQTFSVADPSYYPTQPQPKRYSLWQDRAAGFFRDPRATNPGDVLTVSIAINEEAKFDNKNSRSRVASSDIGGKADINGSGFEAGNIGGDLNLKSDSRTKGEGKIERSEKIVLKVAAIVTNILPNGNLVIRGSQEVRVNYELRVLNVAGVVRPRDISGDNVISYEKIAEARISYGGRGRQSETQQPAWGQQVLDTVSPI; from the coding sequence ATGAAAAAAGCGGCGTCCCTGCTTGCCATCGCCAGTGTTGTCATCCTTTCAGGATGTGCCGACAATTTTCGCGATTTGAACCGCGCACCGCAAATGTCGCCGGTGGGTGCTGGCGTTGGCCAGACATTCAGCGTGGCCGATCCGTCCTACTACCCAACCCAGCCGCAGCCAAAACGCTATTCCCTGTGGCAGGATCGTGCGGCCGGCTTCTTCCGCGACCCGCGCGCCACCAATCCGGGTGACGTGCTCACTGTTAGCATCGCGATCAACGAAGAAGCCAAGTTTGACAATAAGAACAGCCGCTCCCGCGTGGCTTCGTCGGATATTGGCGGCAAGGCTGATATCAATGGCAGCGGATTCGAGGCGGGCAATATTGGTGGCGATCTCAACCTTAAATCCGATAGCCGCACCAAGGGAGAAGGCAAGATCGAACGGTCCGAGAAGATCGTGCTGAAGGTCGCGGCTATCGTCACCAATATTCTGCCGAACGGCAATCTGGTGATCCGGGGTTCACAGGAAGTGCGCGTCAATTACGAGCTGCGTGTGCTGAATGTCGCTGGTGTCGTCCGCCCGCGTGACATTTCAGGCGACAACGTCATTTCCTACGAGAAGATTGCCGAAGCGCGCATCTCCTATGGCGGTCGTGGCCGTCAGAGTGAAACACAACAACCCGCCTGGGGCCAGCAGGTCCTCGACACCGTGTCGCCGATCTGA
- a CDS encoding flagellar basal body-associated FliL family protein, which yields MSTLAEDTTPQPKAPSSVALIAAVVVLTLIAAAGGWFLGSQLGLNVPTGQSAASGDKSRSASADMPSGTVVALKPILTNVKIPQDVWIRLEAGVVAKPGEKVSDELAATIAGDFMAFLRTVNLMQLRGAAGLEYLRMDLQERARMRSEGKVEKVYIWALVME from the coding sequence ATGAGCACGCTCGCCGAAGACACAACACCCCAACCAAAAGCACCGTCCAGCGTGGCGCTGATTGCTGCGGTGGTGGTGCTGACCCTGATCGCGGCGGCTGGTGGCTGGTTTCTTGGCTCACAGCTGGGGCTGAACGTACCTACAGGGCAAAGCGCTGCATCTGGCGACAAATCCCGTTCCGCATCCGCAGACATGCCATCAGGCACTGTCGTTGCGCTCAAGCCGATTCTCACCAATGTGAAAATCCCGCAGGATGTCTGGATCAGGCTGGAAGCAGGCGTTGTGGCAAAACCCGGCGAGAAAGTATCCGACGAACTTGCAGCCACGATTGCCGGTGATTTCATGGCGTTCCTGCGAACCGTAAACCTCATGCAATTGCGCGGGGCGGCTGGGCTTGAATATCTGCGTATGGATCTGCAGGAGAGGGCGCGCATGCGCTCCGAGGGCAAGGTCGAGAAAGTCTATATCTGGGCATTGGTGATGGAATGA
- the fliP gene encoding flagellar type III secretion system pore protein FliP (The bacterial flagellar biogenesis protein FliP forms a type III secretion system (T3SS)-type pore required for flagellar assembly.), with translation MKRRLLTPLLLLVLGGTAMAQTPSLLDGLIPQGSASTSGQIIQMLAVLTVLSIAPGILIMATSFTRFAIAFSMLRAGLGLQTTPANLVMISLALFMTFYVMAPVFDRAWQNGVQPLVNNQITQDVAIREITTPFREFMLRQVRDKDLRLFEDLADESFRTKANEAVDMRILVPAFMISELRRGFEIGFLIVLPFLVIDLIVATLTMSMGMMMLPPTVLSLPFKILFFVLIDGWNILVGSLIRSFS, from the coding sequence ATGAAACGACGTCTGCTGACGCCCTTGCTGCTGCTTGTTCTTGGCGGAACCGCCATGGCACAAACACCTTCGCTCCTCGATGGGTTGATCCCGCAGGGCAGCGCTTCCACCAGTGGCCAGATCATCCAGATGCTGGCAGTGCTGACGGTGCTTTCCATTGCGCCCGGCATTCTGATCATGGCGACAAGCTTTACCCGCTTTGCCATTGCCTTTTCCATGTTACGCGCGGGCCTCGGTTTGCAGACAACGCCTGCCAATCTTGTCATGATCAGCCTTGCATTGTTCATGACGTTCTACGTCATGGCTCCGGTGTTTGACCGGGCATGGCAAAATGGTGTGCAGCCGCTGGTCAACAACCAGATCACGCAAGACGTGGCCATTCGCGAGATCACCACGCCGTTTCGCGAATTCATGCTGCGGCAGGTGCGTGACAAGGATTTGCGGCTGTTCGAAGACTTGGCGGATGAATCTTTCCGCACCAAGGCCAATGAGGCCGTCGACATGCGTATTCTCGTTCCGGCTTTCATGATTTCCGAATTGCGCCGCGGCTTCGAAATCGGCTTTCTGATCGTTCTGCCATTTCTGGTGATTGATCTGATCGTTGCCACGCTCACCATGTCCATGGGTATGATGATGTTGCCGCCGACAGTGCTGTCCCTGCCGTTCAAAATTCTGTTTTTCGTGCTGATCGATGGCTGGAATATTCTGGTTGGCAGCCTGATACGCTCGTTTTCGTAA
- a CDS encoding flagellin N-terminal helical domain-containing protein yields the protein MSSILTNASAMTALQTLSVTNKNLATTQNRIATGLKISEASDNAAYWSIATTMRSDNGANSVIQDALGLGSGKVDTAYAALNKAIDSVNTIKNLVLSSKNASVDDRKKNQEAINAAISALKENAGASYAGSNLLSTDSTNDAVPATANFSVVASYNRNATTGAVTTGSIDVALKNTRLIDTLATGKTGILDKEFAVTPAATGATTTQTSILTIDVSGATIDNKALDDILTGVEAAVKGLASGASQLGAAKSRIDTQKSFISALSDAVDRGIGSLVDADMNKESARLSALQVQQQLGVQALSIANASNQSIQQLFRG from the coding sequence ATGTCCAGCATTCTTACCAATGCGTCAGCAATGACTGCACTCCAGACTCTGTCTGTTACCAACAAGAATCTTGCTACTACACAGAACCGTATTGCTACGGGCCTGAAGATTTCCGAAGCTTCTGACAACGCCGCTTATTGGTCGATTGCTACAACCATGCGCTCAGACAATGGTGCAAACTCCGTTATTCAGGACGCTCTCGGTCTCGGCAGCGGCAAGGTTGATACCGCCTATGCTGCTTTGAACAAGGCAATTGACTCGGTCAACACGATCAAGAACCTGGTCCTGTCTTCCAAGAACGCCAGCGTCGACGACCGCAAGAAGAACCAGGAAGCGATCAATGCTGCGATCAGCGCCCTGAAGGAAAATGCAGGCGCTTCTTACGCCGGCTCCAACCTTCTCAGCACTGACTCAACCAATGATGCTGTTCCTGCAACTGCAAACTTCAGCGTCGTTGCTTCGTACAACCGCAATGCGACTACCGGTGCAGTTACAACCGGATCGATCGACGTTGCTCTGAAGAACACCCGCCTGATCGATACGCTTGCAACAGGCAAGACCGGCATTCTCGATAAGGAATTCGCCGTAACGCCAGCTGCAACCGGTGCAACCACCACTCAGACTTCGATCCTGACGATCGACGTTTCCGGTGCGACCATCGACAACAAGGCGCTCGACGATATCCTGACTGGTGTTGAAGCCGCTGTTAAAGGCCTTGCTTCCGGTGCTTCGCAGCTCGGTGCCGCCAAGAGCCGTATCGACACACAGAAGTCCTTCATCAGTGCCCTGTCCGACGCCGTTGATCGTGGTATCGGCTCGCTCGTCGATGCTGACATGAACAAGGAATCGGCTCGTCTGTCGGCTCTGCAGGTTCAGCAGCAGCTCGGCGTTCAGGCGCTGTCGATTGCCAATGCAAGCAACCAGAGCATCCAGCAGCTGTTCCGCGGCTAA
- the fliF gene encoding flagellar basal-body MS-ring/collar protein FliF, whose protein sequence is MEKNIRQSFGQFLDAVKKLGARRLIGLAIIGITLFSAILISSIYLNRPQYETLYVGLSRDDVNRMGMALGEAGIPFDVKSDGTSVLVPFGKADQARMYLAEKGLPTSNNAGYELFDNMGSLGLTSFMQEITRVRALEGEISRTIQAIRGIKAARVHIVLPEKGSFRRGDQAPSASVVIRTEGGFSMESAQSIRQLVAAAVPQLTPSEVTVLDTNGRLLASKDDGSNAGAVMSATLEQNVSSSVDDNIRKALAPYLGIGHFQTSVQVALDTDKRQTNETVFDPESRVERSVRVVRESGDSKNSKSDNATGVEQNIPQEEIQSKNGDSSTEKTDKREELTNYEVNSKTISTVSDSYQIKRLSIAVVIDQARLLATAGVTPVPDKFVEQQIAKITELVATAAGLDQKRGDVITVTALNFMEATDEQLQPAATPLSETIFRQAGSFVNAAALIVAVGLILWFGVRPLMREMAKPQDALQLVAGTDVAVPDFTATSRPQPTVATNSEQSLPYDDLSELRRRMRVPAQNRLEQMIEMDEERVAAILKQWVHEAA, encoded by the coding sequence ATGGAAAAGAATATCAGACAGTCTTTCGGGCAGTTTCTGGACGCCGTGAAGAAGCTGGGTGCAAGGCGGCTCATCGGGCTCGCCATTATCGGCATTACGCTGTTCAGCGCGATTCTTATTTCCAGTATTTATCTCAATCGCCCGCAATATGAGACGCTCTATGTCGGCCTCAGCCGTGATGATGTGAACCGCATGGGCATGGCGCTGGGCGAAGCAGGTATCCCGTTTGATGTGAAGTCTGACGGAACGTCAGTGCTTGTGCCTTTCGGCAAGGCGGATCAGGCCCGTATGTATCTGGCTGAGAAAGGTCTGCCCACCAGCAACAATGCCGGCTACGAGCTTTTCGATAATATGGGCTCGCTCGGTTTGACCTCGTTCATGCAGGAAATCACCCGGGTTCGCGCCTTGGAAGGCGAGATTTCCCGGACCATTCAGGCAATCCGTGGCATCAAGGCAGCGCGTGTTCATATTGTTCTTCCTGAGAAGGGCAGTTTCCGCCGTGGCGATCAGGCGCCGTCCGCTTCCGTAGTGATCCGCACTGAAGGCGGGTTCTCGATGGAATCGGCACAGTCCATCCGCCAGCTTGTCGCCGCTGCCGTTCCGCAGCTCACACCATCCGAAGTTACCGTGCTTGATACAAATGGGCGCCTGCTCGCATCGAAGGATGATGGCTCCAATGCCGGTGCAGTCATGTCGGCAACGCTGGAACAGAATGTGTCGTCTTCCGTCGATGACAATATCCGCAAAGCACTTGCGCCCTATCTGGGCATTGGTCATTTCCAGACCAGCGTTCAGGTGGCGCTTGATACGGATAAGCGCCAGACAAATGAGACCGTCTTCGATCCGGAATCGCGCGTAGAACGTTCTGTGCGTGTTGTGCGTGAGAGTGGCGATTCGAAGAACTCAAAGAGCGATAATGCCACGGGCGTCGAACAGAATATTCCGCAGGAAGAAATCCAGAGCAAGAACGGTGATAGCTCCACCGAAAAAACCGACAAGCGTGAGGAACTGACCAATTACGAGGTCAATTCCAAGACGATTTCGACCGTCAGCGATAGTTACCAGATCAAGCGCCTGTCGATTGCCGTTGTCATTGATCAGGCCCGCCTGTTGGCCACGGCAGGCGTAACGCCCGTGCCTGACAAGTTCGTCGAACAGCAGATCGCCAAGATCACCGAACTGGTGGCAACCGCCGCCGGTCTTGACCAGAAGCGTGGGGATGTCATCACCGTGACCGCGCTGAACTTCATGGAAGCAACCGATGAGCAGTTGCAACCAGCTGCCACACCGCTATCGGAGACGATTTTCCGGCAGGCGGGCAGCTTCGTCAATGCGGCGGCGCTGATCGTTGCTGTCGGTCTGATCCTGTGGTTTGGCGTGCGCCCGCTGATGCGTGAAATGGCCAAGCCTCAGGATGCGTTGCAATTGGTCGCGGGTACGGATGTTGCCGTGCCTGACTTCACCGCAACGTCACGCCCGCAGCCGACCGTGGCAACCAATTCTGAACAGAGCTTGCCCTATGACGATCTGAGCGAGCTTCGGCGGCGCATGCGCGTTCCGGCGCAGAACCGTTTGGAACAGATGATCGAGATGGATGAAGAGCGTGTCGCGGCGATCCTGAAACAGTGGGTTCACGAGGCAGCTTGA
- a CDS encoding MotB family protein, translating to MNIDPETRREIIIVRRGRNDGEDSHHGGVWKIAYADFMTAMMAFFLVMWLINAANEETKAAVASYFNPVKLMDRQARPKGIEATDNQEGKVRFERPNSTDAETKSARNEKDQQSKPETEERQIFKDPYAVLAEIATDSGVLQNRSAKGEGGSSAAGPSTGAEGGDAYRDPFNPNYWSTHVEDDLFPLTDSPAVPPPSQEQLEKRVAGIEAKAEPQAGPADSKAPDAANAKQQAEQQKVENASAKPVETPVAVTPAKGDQQPDAAQVASARELAAEISQKTGAAADEKTPDITVVPTDEGVMIQLTDKVDYGMFAIGSAKPDKRVVQVLDQIGKIIATRKGEVIISGHTDARPFKSDSYDNWRLSSARAHMAYYMLTRGGLDAKRILRVEGYADRDPKVPADPYAAQNRRIDIFLKTAKR from the coding sequence ATGAATATTGATCCGGAAACCCGCCGTGAAATCATTATCGTTCGGCGTGGCCGCAATGATGGTGAAGACAGCCACCATGGTGGTGTCTGGAAGATTGCCTATGCGGATTTCATGACCGCGATGATGGCTTTCTTTCTGGTCATGTGGCTCATCAATGCGGCCAACGAAGAAACAAAGGCGGCGGTGGCGAGCTATTTCAATCCGGTCAAACTGATGGACAGGCAGGCAAGGCCCAAGGGCATCGAAGCCACGGATAATCAGGAAGGCAAGGTACGTTTCGAGCGTCCCAATTCCACCGATGCGGAAACGAAGAGCGCCCGCAACGAAAAGGATCAGCAATCCAAACCGGAGACGGAAGAGCGGCAGATTTTCAAAGACCCCTATGCCGTCCTTGCGGAGATTGCCACGGATTCCGGTGTCTTGCAGAACCGGTCTGCCAAGGGTGAAGGTGGTTCAAGTGCAGCAGGCCCATCGACGGGTGCCGAGGGCGGAGATGCCTATCGCGACCCTTTCAATCCAAACTATTGGTCGACCCATGTGGAAGACGATCTTTTCCCGCTGACCGACAGTCCCGCCGTCCCGCCGCCTTCGCAGGAGCAGCTGGAAAAGCGCGTGGCAGGCATTGAAGCCAAGGCCGAGCCACAAGCGGGACCCGCTGATTCAAAGGCACCCGACGCTGCAAATGCCAAGCAGCAGGCGGAACAGCAGAAGGTTGAAAACGCGTCAGCCAAGCCTGTTGAAACCCCCGTCGCCGTTACTCCGGCAAAGGGCGATCAACAGCCAGATGCGGCGCAGGTTGCATCAGCGCGCGAACTTGCGGCAGAGATCTCCCAGAAGACGGGTGCTGCGGCTGATGAAAAGACGCCTGACATTACGGTGGTCCCCACTGACGAGGGCGTGATGATCCAGCTGACTGACAAGGTTGACTACGGCATGTTTGCCATTGGATCGGCAAAGCCCGACAAGCGCGTCGTGCAGGTGCTGGATCAGATTGGCAAGATCATCGCCACCCGCAAGGGTGAAGTCATCATCAGCGGCCACACGGATGCGCGTCCTTTCAAGAGCGATAGCTATGACAATTGGCGCCTGTCATCGGCACGCGCCCATATGGCCTATTACATGCTGACGCGAGGCGGACTTGATGCCAAGCGCATCCTGCGTGTGGAAGGTTATGCGGATCGCGATCCCAAAGTTCCTGCTGATCCCTATGCGGCGCAGAACCGGCGTATCGATATCTTTCTGAAAACGGCCAAGAGATGA